GGCGTTCTCGCGGTCCGCGGCCGCTCGCGCCGTGGCGTTGGAGGCGTTGGCCGACAGGAAGTACGTCTCGATTCCCTGGACCCGCGCGCGCGTGCGCTTCGTGGGCATCGCGTTGCAGTGGATGGAGAGGAAGAGGTCCGGCCTCTGCTCGTTGGCGAACTCCACCCGCTCGGGCAGGGGCAGCGCGATGTCCTCGTCCCGAGTCATCAGCACCTGCGCCCCGAGCTCCTTCTCCAGCAGCGTCCTCACCCGCCGGGCGACCTGCAGGGACACGTCCTTCTCGAGCAGCCCCGTGGGACTCTGGGCTCCCCCTACTGCGCCACCGTGGCCGGGATCCACCACGATGCGCGCGGGGCGTTCGGCCGACAGAGAGGGCGCGGGCAGGCAGAGGACGACGAGGAGGCCAACCAGGGCAGTGGGACGGAGCATCATGCCGACCCTGGATGCTACCGGAGGTGGCGCACCACAGCGAATCCGCCCCGGCGCCCTCCCCCTCCCCAGGGCCCGCTATCCGACAACCTCGATGCCGGTGCGGCCCTCGCCCACCTCGCCGATGAGGGCCACGTCCACCCCGGCCCGCTCCAGCGCCTTGTAGGCCTTGGCCACGTCACGCGCCGGGACCGAGGCCAGCAGGCCCCCGTTCGTCTGCGCGTCGGCGAGCACCCACTGGATGTCCTCGGGCAGCCCCTTGGGGAAGCGCACCTTCTTGCCCACGTGCGCCAGATTCGACTTCGTCCCGCCCGGCACCACGCCCTGCCGCGCCAGCTCCGGCACCTCCGAGATGATGGGGATGCGCTCCAGGTCCAGGAACGCCTTCGCCTTCGCCCCCGTCATCATCTCCAGCAGGTGCCCCAGCAGCCCGTAGCCCGTCACGTCCGTCAGGGCGTTCACCTTGAACTTGCCCGAGGCGAACACCTCGCCCGCCTTCTTGTTCAGCGCCGACATCAACGCCACCACGCGCTCCGTCAGCTCCTCCGACGCCACCCCGCGCTTGATCGCCGTGGTCGCGATGCCCGAGCCCAACGGCTTCGTCAGCATCAGCACGTCCCCCGGCTTCGCCCCCGCGTTCGTCAGCACCTTCTTCGGATGCACCTGCCCCGTCACCGCCAGGCCGTACTTCGGCTCCGGATCCTGCACCGAGTGCCCACCCAGGATGGGGATGCCCGCTTCGTCCGCCTTCGCCTGCCCTCCCGCCAGGATTCGGGACAGCTCGTCCAGCGGCCGATCCTTCGGAAAGCCCACCAGGTTGAGCGCGAACAGCGGCTTCGCCCCCATCGCGTAGATGTCCGATAGCGCGTTCGCCGCCGCGATGGCCCCGAACTGGTACGGGTCGTCCACCACCGGCGGGAAGAAGTCCACCGTGCTCACCAGCGCCATCCCCGGCGCCACTCGATACACGGCCGCGTCATCGTTGGTGTTGAATCCCACCAGCGCCCTCGTGTCCTTCGCAGTCTTCAGTTGGCGCAGAACCTGCGCCAGGTCCGCGGCCCGGATCTTGGCCGCTCAACCCGCGCAATGTGACAGCTCTGTCAGCCGGCGCGGCTTCTGATCTTCGGACACGGTGGGCCTCTTCTACGGTGGAAGTCGTGAACCTCTATACCCTCACCCCGACCCTCTCCCAGAGGGAGAGGGAGGATTGGGGGGGGAGATTGGAGAGGCGGTGGATGGCGCTCAGCTCGCTCGCACGTAGTCGCGCTTGATGAGCTGCAGCACCGCCTCGGCCGCCTGCACGTCGTCCTGCTCCGAATGGTCCAGGACCCCGCCCAACGAGCCGTAGTTGTGAATCTGCTGCAACACGTCCAGCAGCTCCGGCGCCAGCTCCCGCAGCGGCGCCGTCATCGGCATCGCCAGCGTCAGCTGCGTCCCCATCCCCGGCAGCTCCTTCTGGATTCGCTTGTACTCGTCCAGCTGCCTCAGCGCGTCCATCAGCAGCGCCTCGGTCGACGAGTCCAGCTCCACCATGAACTCCTGCGGATCCGCCGGACGCAGCTCGAAGTCGCCCTGCTCCCACGTGACGATCCGGTTGAAGCTCTTCTGCGGCCCCAGGTTGTGGTTCTCGTCGATCACCGCGTAGTACACCCGGCCCTGCCGCAGGTAGATCTTCCCCTCGTGATCGTTGCTCACCACCAGCACGCCGTTCTTCTTCGACGTGTGGAAGAGCTGCAGCAGGTCCGGCAGCGGAATCTCCTCGATCTTCCCCGTCATCGACGAGGCCTTCGTCGACGTGCGCGCCGCCTGCGCCGCCGCCGCCTCCTCCAGCTTCTGCTTGGCCATCGCGTCGTCGACCTCGCCGACGCCAGCCCCCTGCTGGATGAGCTTCAGGATGGAGGTCCCAATCAGGATGCGGTCCCCCTCCTTGAGCGTTGCCTGCTTGACCTTCTCGCCGTTGACGAAGGTGCCGTTCGTCGAACCCAGATCCTCGATGGAGATCTGCCCGGCCCCGTTGACGATGATCCGCGCGTGCTTGCGCGAGACCATGTCCTCGACGAGCACCATGTCGAGCTCGCTCGAACGGCCGATGACGATCTGCTTCTCCGCCTTCAGCGGGAACTCGCCGCCCTGGTACTTGCCGGAGATGAACTTGAGCGCGTACGTCTTGCCCGGCGTCGGAGTGCTCACGGTGCTACGACCTCGATGATGAGTGGTACCTCGAGCCTCAGCCCTCTTCCGTCCCTCGCCCCTCTCCCCTCCCAACCCTCCACCAGGACCCCGCTGAGAACGACGGCCTAGACTACATGAGACCGGCCGAAAACAAGAATTCCTCTCCACTACGAATCAGCGACAAACGACGTTGCCCCCGTTCATCCACGGGCCGGGAGGGCAGATCTCCCTCCAACCTCCACGTCTCGCTGGCCACCGCCTCGTCCCGCTCCAGCCGCAGGAACCACGCCTCGGCCCGGTAGCGCCGCCGCCGCACCTCCAGCACCTTCCCCACCTCCGCCGCCTCCTCCCCTCCCCCACCATCCCCCCGTGCGTCCGGGGCCCGCAGCGCCTCCAGCGCCTTCCCTTCCCCCGCCTCCAGCGCCCGGCGCCGCGCCTCCAACGTGCGGACCACCGCCGCCAGCCGGGGCGCCGCCAGCCCCTCCGGCATCCACTCGCGCCCGCGGCGCACGAAGGGCACCCGCTCCACACCCAGCGAACTGACCTCCGTGCGCTCCAGCCGGCCCGTGAAGTCCAGGGTCGCCCAGGCCACGGCCCGCTTCCCTCCCGGCTCCACGTTGACGGTGATGCGCGCGAAGTGGTGACCCTTGGACCGCAGCGGCGTGCCCACTCCCGGGATGGCCAGTTCCATCCCGTCCTTCTCGGTGGCCTTCAGGGCGGTGATGATCTCCACCTCCGGCCCCGCCGCCACGCCCAACAGACGCGGCATCACCAGCGACAACGCGGCCACCGCGGCCAGTACGGCGATGACCACACCACCCCACCGACTCCAGTCGTCGGCGCTCCTCACGACCCCATCATCCGCTGGGCCCGCTCTGCGGCGGGTGTCCCCGGCAACCGCTCGATGACCCGCTGCAACGTCTGCTTCGCGCGCTCCGCGTCGTTGAGCCGCACATAGGCGTCATGCAGATCGAAGAGGGCCTCCTCCTCGAGCTTCGTGCCCGGGTAGTTCTTCAGCAACGACTCCAGCCGCTGCGCCACGGCCTTCCAACGCTCGCGCCGGGCGTAGAACCTGGCCACGTACATCTCGTGCTCGGCCAGCTTCTCGCGCGTCTGCTCCAGCTTCTGCTTCGCCTCACCCAGGTACTGAGAGTCGGGGTACTGGCGGACGAAGTCGTTGAGCGCCACCAGCGCGGCCCTCACCTCGGTCTGGTCCTTCTCCGTCGAGGGCGGCACCAGGAAGAAGTCCGAGGGGATGTCCTCGAAGTGGCTCAGGGCCGCCCTGTACGCGGCGTAGTCCACCCGGGGGTGCGTGGGGTGCAGCTTGATGAAGGACTGGTACTTCTCCCGCGCCTCGGAGTACCGCTCCTGGGCGAAGTCGAGGTCCGCCAGCTTCAGCTCGGCCTCGTTGGCCACGTCCAGGTAGGGGTACTTGGTCCGGACGTGCTCGAAGTACTTCTCGGCCTGCAGGTAGTCCTTCCGCTCCAGGGCCTCGTCGCCCAGACGGAGGTTGGCATCGGCCTCGCTGGCGAACTCGGGATCCCCGGCCTGGCCGGTGGAGAGCGCCGCGCAGCCAGCGGCGGAGGACAGGAGGGCGGTCAGGCAGACGGCTCGAAGGAAACGCATGGGAGGGGCAAGCTAATCGTCCAGCCCCGAAGGTTCCAGCGTCCCGTCACCGAGTACCCGCTGGATGACGTCCGAGGAGAATCCCCGGCTGACCAGGAGCCGGCCAGCCCGTGCCTTCTCCTTGGGCTCCAGCGTCCGGCCCAGCAGCCCCCGCCGCTCCAACACCTGGCGCGCGGCGGCCTCCGCGTCGAACTCCACCGACTCGCTGGCCGCGGACACCGCCGCGTGGGCCTCCTCGCGGCTCAGCCCGTGGGCCTGCAGCCGCTGCCGCACCGCCTGGGGGCCGTACTTGCCCCGCTGCAGCAGCACCGCCGCCCGCTCCCGCGCGAAGCGCTCGTCGTCCAGGTAGCCCCAGCCCTTCACCTTCTCCAGCGCCGCCTCGCGCACCGGCTCGGGGAAGCCCTTGCGCTCGAGCGCCGTCAGCAGCTCGTGCCGGCTGCGCGCCCTCACGGCCAACAATCGCAGGCACGCGTCCGTCGCGCGCCTGACTTCCTCGGGGGTGGAGTCCTCGGAGTCCATCGACTGCTCTCTAGCATGTGGTAACAGGCGCGGCATGCACCCCCTCATCGCCCGCTACCTCAGCCCCGATGCCGCCCGCGAGACGCTCCAGAAGGAGAAGAATGGCGAGCCGCTCGAGCCCGAGGAGCGGTTCTTCGTCGAGACCGCCGCCGCCCACCCCGATAAGCGCAATGCCCTGCTGGGCACCACCGGCAAGCGCCACCTGTCCTCGGACGCGGAGGCCGCCGTCGTCTTCCTGGCCGCCTACGCCGCCGCGCGCGCCATCGCCGAGGATCCGGCCCTCTCCGCCGTCACCGCCAAGGCCCGCGAGGCGCTCGCCAGCGAGGGCGCCAATCCCGACGAGACCGACGCATTCATCGCCTCCATCATGTTGGAGGAGGCCTTCGGCTACGAGGAGGAGGTGGAGGCGTTCGACAGCTCGTACGTCCAGGAGGCGCTCGGCGAGGTGCCCGCCCTGGCCGCCCTCACCCGCGAGCAGGTGGATGCCCTCATCTACGGTTTCGAGAAGGCGGCGAAGGACGACGCGGAGCGGAACACCCGCGCCCGCATCGCCCGGGCCCTGGTGGACACCGCCTGGGGCGAGGGCCCCACCCCCATCAACCCCGAGCACATGGAAGCGCTCTACGAGGCCGAGCTCGCGGAGAAGCCCGAGGCCGAGCTGGAGGCCGGCCTGCACGCCACCGTGGACTTCCTGCAGGTGCTGGCCCGGGAGGGGCTCATCGGCCCCCAGCGGCTGTCACGCCTGAGGGCACAGCTCGGGGACGAGGAGGCGTAACTCTCCCCTGAGGGGCAACTCTCCCCCTCTCCCCTCTCCCGGAGGGAGAGGGAAGGGAGGGGGAAGGTGGGGCTAGAAGCGCTCGATCTGGAAGTCGTCGTCGGCCGGCGCGGGCGCCTTCGGAGCGGCGGCGGGCGCGGGTGCCGGAGCGGCGGGACGAGGGGCGGCCACCGTCGGAATCCCCGCGCGCGACGTGGGCGGCGCGGCGGCGGCGGGCATGCCCGGGCGCGATGCCGGGGAGACGGCGGGCACTCCCGGGCGGGCCACGGACGGCGTGGGCACCGCACGGGCCGGAGTCGCCACGGGCGCCGGCGTGGGCTGCTGGTTCTGACCGAAGCTCGCCGAGCCGGGCACGGGCTTGGCGGCGCCATTGGCCTCGAAGTTGTCCCACTTCGAGTCAGAGGTGGCGCTGATGCCGGAGAAGCGCAGCGCGAAGTCGTCCGGATTGGTGGCCTGCCGGTGGGCCTCCTCGTAGGTGACGAGCCCCTGCTTCACCAGCGACATCAGCGACTGGTCGAAGGTCTGCATCCCGTACGTGTCGAAGCCCTGGGAGATGGCGTCCGGAATCTCCTTCGTCCGGTCCTTGTCCTCGATGAGCTCCTTCACGCGGGCGGTGCAGCGCAGCACCTCCACCGCGGCCACGCGGCCCTTGCCGTCCGCACGCGGAATGAGGCGCTGGCTCACCACCGCCTTGAGCACGCTGGCCAGCTGGATGCGCACCTGCTTCTGCTGGTACGGCGGAAACGCCGAGACGATGCGGTTGATGGTCTCCGTGGCGTCCAGCGTGTGCAGCGTGGACATCACCAGGTGGCCCGTCTCCGCCGCCGCGAGCGCCGTCTCGATCGTCTCGTGGTCACGCATTTCGCCCACGAGGATGACGTCCGGGTCCTGCCGCAGCGCGCTCTTGAGCGCCTGGGCGAACGACATCGTGTCCACGCCCACCTCGCGCTGGTTCACGATGGAGCGCTTGTCCCGGATGAGGAACTCGATCGGATCCTCGATCGTCATGATGTGGTTCGTCTCGGTGGCGTTGATGTGATCGATCATCGCCGCGAGCGTGGTGGACTTACCCGAACCCGTGGTGCCGGTGACGAGCACCAGGCCGCGCTCGTCCAGGCAGATCTTCTCCAGGATGGGCGGCAGCAGCAGCTCCTTGATGGTCATCACCTTGAACGGGATGACACGCAGCACCGCGCCCACGGTGCCGCGCTGCTGGAAGACGTTGACGCGGAAGCGGCCCAGCCCGGGGACGCCGTAGGCCAGGTCCACCTCGTTGCTCTGCTTGAACTTCTCCTTCTGGAACTCGTTCATGATGCCGAAGGCCATGCGAGCCACCTCCTCGGGAGGCAGCCGCTTGCCGTCCTTCAGCGGAACCAGCGAGCCGTCGACCCGGAACATCGGCGGCAGGCCCGCCTTCAGGTGGATGTCGGAGGCACCGCCGCGGAGCGCAATCTGGAGGATCTCGTTGAGTTCCATGGATGGTCCGGGATGGTAGCACGTCAAACCGGACCCGAGAGGAGCCCCCCGGGCGAGGCTCGACCGCCTGCCCAGGCCCGCAAAGCACGACGGCGGAGGCTCCCGAAGGAACCCCCGCCGCGGTGGTACTCCCAGCGAAACCGTGAAAGACGGCTTAGCGCTTGGAGAACTGGAACCGGCGACGCGCGCCCGGCTGGCCGTACTTCTTGCGCTCGACGGCGCGGGCATCACGCGTGAGGAAGCCGGCCTTCTTCAGCGCGGGACGGAACTCCGGGTTGTAGTTGCACAGGGCCCGGGACAGACCGTGGCGGATGGCGCCGGCCTGGCCGCTCAGACCGCCGCCGCGCACGTTGACCTCGATGTCGATCTTGCCCTTCTGCTCCAGCACGTCCAGCGGCTGGTTCAGGATCATCTTGGACGTCTCGCGGCCGAAGTACACGTTGATGTCGCGGCCGTTGACAATCACAACACCAGTGCCCGGGCGGATCCACACGCGCGCGGTGGCCTCCTTGCGGCGGCCGGTGCCATAGAAACCCTTCTCGGTGGCGGTAGCCATGTCGTCTCTTCTCTAAAAAAGGTGCGGAAAGTGGGAAGGGAAAGGAGCGCTTACGCCTCGACCTCGCGCGCCACCGGCTTCTGGGCGGCGTGCGGGTGCTGGTCACCGGCATACACCTTGAGCTTGGTCATCATCTGACGGCCCAGAGCGTTGCGCGGCAGCATCCGGCGAACGGCGTTGATGATGATGTCCTCGGGGTGCCGCTGGCGCAGCTTGGCCAGGTTGGTGATCTTCAGCGCACCCGGGAAACCGGCACGCGGGTGCCGGTAGTACATCTTGTCCTGCTCCTTCGTGCCCGTCACGACCACCTTCTCGGCGTTGATGACGATCACGTGGTCACCCGTGTCGATCGACGGGGTGTACATCGCCTTGTGCTTGCCCTTGAGAAGGGTGGCGATCTGGCTGGCGGCGCGGCCGAGCACCTTGCCGTTCACGTCGATGACGTGCCAATCGCGCTTGATATCCGCCGGCTTCGCGCTGTAGGTCCTCTGCGACATTGTTTGAACTCCAAAAACGTGGTTGGCGCCCGAAGCGCCTGTAGCCAAAGCAACCACGGGTCCACCCTGAGAACTTCCAAGCTGGCCCGGAAAGGCCGACCGTCTTAGAGGGGGGCGGGAGGCAAGTCAAGGTCGCACTGCGTTCACCGTGCCCCACCCGCCGTTCCCGTGGGAGGAGGGGCCGCTCCCGCCGGGCCCTGGACAGGGGGCCCCGCCGGGGGGGCCGGCGCCTTCCCGCCCGCTCCCTGGGCCTTGAAGCGCTCCTTGAGGTTGGCGAAGAAGTTCTTCTCCTGATCCGAAGGGGGGCCCTTGCGGGGGGCGTCCAGATCCTCCAGCTCCACCAGCTCGGGTGGAATGTCGTCCAGGAAGCGCGAGGGGGTGCGCGGCACCTCCTTCCCCCGCTTCACCCGCATGGCGGCCCGGGTGAGGTAGAGCAGCTCCTTGGCCCGGGTGATGCCCACGTAGCAGAGCCGGCGCTCCTCCTCGAGGTTCTGCGCCTCGCCCTGCATGCCCTTGTGGGGCATCAGCTCCTCTTCCATGCCGATGAAGAAGACCGCCCGGTACTCCAGGCCCTTGGAGGCATGGACCGTCATCAGGGTGACGGCCTTCTGCCCGCCGGGCACCTCCTCTTCTTCCTGGCGGGTGTCGAGGCTGAGCCGGTTCAGGTAGGTGAGGAGGCTGGCCTTGGGGCCCTCGCGTTTCTCGAAGGCCTCCAGGGAGTTGATGACCTGATCGATGGACTTGAGCTTCCGGTCCGCGCTGGCCTGCGAGGTCGTCAACGAGCGCGCGTCGTCCTTGTAGCCTATCTCCTCCAGGAGCTTGCGCGTCACCGCCGCCAGCTGGCCCTGCTCGTACGACTGCCGGTAGCGCTCCACGAGCTGGAGGAAATCCTTCACCTTCTCGGCCGCGCCCTTGGGCAGATCCTCGTACCCCTCGGCGCGCTCCATGGCGCCCCAGAGCGACACGCTGTCACGCCGCGCGTGCGCCACCAGCCGCTCCATGGTGACGTCGCCGATGCCTCGCGCCGGCACGTTGATGATGCGCAGCAGCGCCGTCTCGTCCCGCGGGTTGGCGATCAGCTTGAAGTAGGCGATGACGTCCTTCACCTCGCGCCGGTCGAAGAACTCGCTGCCCGACACCACCTCGTAGCGGATGCCCTTCTCGCGCAGCATCTCCTCGATGGGCCGGGCCTGGCCGTTGACCCGGTACAGGATGGCGATCTCATCCGCCGGAATCCCCCCGGCGATCAGCCTGGAGATCTCCTGGGCCACGTACCGGGCCTCCTCCTCCTCGGTGGGGGCCGTCACCACCTTGATGCGCGGCCCCCCCTTGCGCTCGGACCACATCCGCTTGGCCTTGCGCTCTGGGTTCTTCGCGATCACGGCGTTGGCCGCGTCCAGCACCACCTGGGTGGAGCGGTAGTTCTGCTCCAGCCGCACCTCCTTCGCCCCGGAGAAGTACGAGTCGAAGCTCAGGATGTTGCGCACCTCGGCGCCGCGCCAGCTGTAGATGCACTGGTCGTCGTCGCCCACCACGCACACGTTGCGCGTCTCCCCGCTGGCCAGCAGCTGCAGCAGATCCAACTGGGCCTGGTTGGTGTCCTGGAACTCGTCCACCAGGATGTAGCGGAAGCGCTGGGTGTACTTCTCCTTCAGATCCCCGTGCTCGCGCAGCAGCCGCGACGGGAGGATCAGCAGATCATCGAAGTCCACCGAGCCCTGCGCCTTGAGCGCGAGCTGGTAGGACTCGTAGACCATGTGCGCGATGATGTCGTAGTCGTCCCCCTGCCCTTCCCCGAGCGGCTGGGGCGTCTTGCCCGCGTTCTTCGCCTTGGAGATGAGGTTGAGCACCTTGCGCGGATCGAAGGCCCGGTCGTCGATGCGCCTGTCCCGCATGGCGCGCTTGATGATGGCCACCTGATCGCCCTGGTCGGCGATGGAGAACTTCTTGGGCCAGCCCAGCCGGTAGATGTCCTCGCGGAGCATCTCCGCGCCGAAGGCATGGAAGGTGCACACCAGCACGTTCTGGGCCCGGGGTCCCGCCATGTGGACCAGGCGCTCCTTCATCTCCGTGGCGGCCTTGTTGGTGAACGTCACCGCCAGGATGTTGCGGGACAGGATGCCACCCGGCCGCTTGTCGAGCAGGTGGACGATGCGGTTGGTGATGACTCGCGTCTTCCCGCTGCCGGCGCCTGCCAGCACCAGGAGGGGGCCCTCGGTGGTGAGCACGGCTTCGCGCTGCGGGGCGTTGAGCTTCGAGAGGTCCATTGCGCGCGGCCCGGGGATACCCTTTGATCTCCCCGTGCGCGACTATTCTTTTCCACGACGGCTCCTTCTCCTCGCACTCCTCGCGGGCACCGCCTGCACCGGTGGTGGAAAGACGACACCGGGAGCCCCGGAGACGGCCTCCGCTGACGCCCCGAAGACCTTTCCTTGCGTCCACTTCGAGGATCTGCGCCCCTTCCTGCCCGAGGCCCTGGAGGGCCTCACGCGCACCCAGGATGGGGGCTCCACCGGCCGCTATGGCGACGTGTCCGTCAGCGAGGCCGAGCGCAGCTTCGCGCGTGGTGAGGAGCGGGAGGTGAAGGTGCGCATCGTGGACACCACCCTGGGGGAGAAACTGGGGCAGGCCATCCGCTCCGCGGCCGAGGAGGGCCGGGCCCGCGCACCGAATGATCCCACCGCCCCCATCTTCTGGAAGGACAAGGAGGCGGTGGGCTTCGTACGCTACGACGAGACGAACGGGCTGGCCGAGGCCAGCCTGCTGGTGGGTAACCGCTACGTGGTGGCGGTGAGCAGCCGCGGCTTTCCGGGCACCGTGGAGGTGCGCCGGGTGGCGCGTGGTATCGACCTCGAGGGGCTGGCGAGACTGAGCCAGCCGCCCGGCGGCCCGGACCGCCAGGGAAAGGAGCATCCGTGGTGAAGGATAGAGGGACGCGGGCCAACGCACCGGACGTGCTCGCGGAGGAGGCGGCGGCGCGCCAACAGGTGACCGCGATGAGCAAGCGCGAGTTCCTCGAGCAGTACCAGCGGCTGGCCAAGCTCTATACGGCGGACCCGGGCAACCCCGGCTCCTACGCGTGCCAGGGCTGCGAGCGGTGCGCCAACTGCATGTTCTGCCGCGACTGCGACAGCTGCTACCAGTGCACCCACTGCACCCGCTGCGAGCTGTGCAACAACTGCACGCACTGCGTGGACTGCAAGCAGTGCCACCAGTGCGCCTACTGCGTGCAGAGCGAGAACTGCACCGGCAGCGCCTACCTGGTGCTGTGCCGCAACATGTCCGACAGCAACTACTGCTTCGGCAGCGTGGGCCTCTCCAAGAAGGACTTCCACATCCTCAACGTCCCCTTCCCCCGCACCGAGTACTTCAAGCAGGTGAAGCGGCTGCGCGAGGAGCTCGGCATCTGACGCCGGGCCCCCCGGGGCCTACAGCGCGCGGACGAAGAAGGCCTTGAGGTACTCGGTCTCCGGCAGGCCACCGAGCACCGGATGGTCCAGCCCCGCGCCCCGGCGCTCCAGAATCTGCACCGGCCGCTTCGCATCCGCGGCGGCCGACAGCACCATCTCCTCGAAGGCCTCGCGCGAGAGCTTGCCGGAGCACGAGCAGGTGACGAGCAGGCCCTCGGGGCGCAGGCACTTGAGGGCGCGCAGGTTGAGCTCGTGGTAGGCGCGCAGGGCGGTGGACAGGCCCTCGCGCCGCTTGGCCAGCCCCGGCGGATCCACCACCACCGTGTCGAAGCGGCGGTTGGACTCGGAGAAGCGGCGCAGCACGTCGAAGGCGTTGGCGTTCTCCACCGAGACGTTGGTGCGCCCGTTGCGCGCGGCGTTCGCGCGGATGCGCTCGGAGGCCTTCGGGTCCTGCTCCACCGCCAACACCGAGTCACACGTCCGGCCGAGCGCCAGCGCGAAGCCCCCGTGGTAGCTGAAGAGGTCCAACGCCTCGCCCCGGGCCAGCTCACCCGCGCGCAGGTGGTTGTCCACCTGGTCCAGGAAGGCGCCCGTCTTCATGTCGCCCAGCAGGTCCACCTCGAAGAGGTTCTCCCCCTCGTGGTAGGTGAAGCGGGCCTCGCCCTGGCCGTGCAGCAGCCGCACCTCGCGCGTCAGGCTCTCGAAGTCGCGGCCGGACGCATCGTCGCGGCACACCACGTGCGTGGCGCCGGTGAGCTCGGCCAGCGTGCGCGCCACCCACTCCTTGCGCACATCCATGCCCTCGGAGAGCGTCTGCAGCGTGAGGCCCGCGCCATAGCGGTCCACGAAGAGGCCGGGCAGCAGATCCGACTCCCCGTGCACCAGGCGCACGCCGTCGCGCTGACGCAGCGGCGCGCGCCGGGCGAGCGACAGCTCCAGCCGGTGGCGCAACAGGGCCTCGTCCACCTTCTCCTCGGAGGGGCCCTTGCGCGTGAGCAACCGCAGCGCCAGCGGCGAGCGCTGCGCATAGAAGGCCTGGCCCACGGGGTTGCCCTGCGGGTCCACCACCGACACCACGGCGCCACGCTCCTGCGTCTGGGGCGGCTCCAGCAGCTCGGTGCGGTACAGCCAGGGGTGGCCCCGGCGCAGGGCCTTGGCCCCCTTGAGACTCACTCGGGCGGTGGGCTGGGAAGAACGGGTCATGAACTCTTGTGTCACTCCAGGCCGCGGGCGGCCAGTTCCTGGTCGTCCTCGCCCCGCAGGTGCCCCACCTCGTGGAGCAGCGTCACCTTGATCTGCTCCCGCAGCTCCTCCCGCGAGCGCACCGCGCGGGCGAGGTTGAGACGGTAGAGGGCCACCGAGCGGCAGGGCGTCTCCGAGCCATCACAGGGCTCGCCCAGCGGCGGGCCCCGGAAGAGGCCGAGGATGGCGGGAGACAGGGGCGGCTCGCCGGAGAGCAGATCCTC
This is a stretch of genomic DNA from Archangium violaceum. It encodes these proteins:
- the rpsI gene encoding 30S ribosomal protein S9, which translates into the protein MATATEKGFYGTGRRKEATARVWIRPGTGVVIVNGRDINVYFGRETSKMILNQPLDVLEQKGKIDIEVNVRGGGLSGQAGAIRHGLSRALCNYNPEFRPALKKAGFLTRDARAVERKKYGQPGARRRFQFSKR
- a CDS encoding DUF4388 domain-containing protein, with protein sequence MSTPTPGKTYALKFISGKYQGGEFPLKAEKQIVIGRSSELDMVLVEDMVSRKHARIIVNGAGQISIEDLGSTNGTFVNGEKVKQATLKEGDRILIGTSILKLIQQGAGVGEVDDAMAKQKLEEAAAAQAARTSTKASSMTGKIEEIPLPDLLQLFHTSKKNGVLVVSNDHEGKIYLRQGRVYYAVIDENHNLGPQKSFNRIVTWEQGDFELRPADPQEFMVELDSSTEALLMDALRQLDEYKRIQKELPGMGTQLTLAMPMTAPLRELAPELLDVLQQIHNYGSLGGVLDHSEQDDVQAAEAVLQLIKRDYVRAS
- the selD gene encoding selenide, water dikinase SelD, coding for MSEDQKPRRLTELSHCAGUAAKIRAADLAQVLRQLKTAKDTRALVGFNTNDDAAVYRVAPGMALVSTVDFFPPVVDDPYQFGAIAAANALSDIYAMGAKPLFALNLVGFPKDRPLDELSRILAGGQAKADEAGIPILGGHSVQDPEPKYGLAVTGQVHPKKVLTNAGAKPGDVLMLTKPLGSGIATTAIKRGVASEELTERVVALMSALNKKAGEVFASGKFKVNALTDVTGYGLLGHLLEMMTGAKAKAFLDLERIPIISEVPELARQGVVPGGTKSNLAHVGKKVRFPKGLPEDIQWVLADAQTNGGLLASVPARDVAKAYKALERAGVDVALIGEVGEGRTGIEVVG
- a CDS encoding outer membrane protein assembly factor BamD; amino-acid sequence: MRFLRAVCLTALLSSAAGCAALSTGQAGDPEFASEADANLRLGDEALERKDYLQAEKYFEHVRTKYPYLDVANEAELKLADLDFAQERYSEAREKYQSFIKLHPTHPRVDYAAYRAALSHFEDIPSDFFLVPPSTEKDQTEVRAALVALNDFVRQYPDSQYLGEAKQKLEQTREKLAEHEMYVARFYARRERWKAVAQRLESLLKNYPGTKLEEEALFDLHDAYVRLNDAERAKQTLQRVIERLPGTPAAERAQRMMGS
- a CDS encoding type IV pilus twitching motility protein PilT, whose product is MELNEILQIALRGGASDIHLKAGLPPMFRVDGSLVPLKDGKRLPPEEVARMAFGIMNEFQKEKFKQSNEVDLAYGVPGLGRFRVNVFQQRGTVGAVLRVIPFKVMTIKELLLPPILEKICLDERGLVLVTGTTGSGKSTTLAAMIDHINATETNHIMTIEDPIEFLIRDKRSIVNQREVGVDTMSFAQALKSALRQDPDVILVGEMRDHETIETALAAAETGHLVMSTLHTLDATETINRIVSAFPPYQQKQVRIQLASVLKAVVSQRLIPRADGKGRVAAVEVLRCTARVKELIEDKDRTKEIPDAISQGFDTYGMQTFDQSLMSLVKQGLVTYEEAHRQATNPDDFALRFSGISATSDSKWDNFEANGAAKPVPGSASFGQNQQPTPAPVATPARAVPTPSVARPGVPAVSPASRPGMPAAAAPPTSRAGIPTVAAPRPAAPAPAPAAAPKAPAPADDDFQIERF
- a CDS encoding regulatory protein RecX — its product is MDSEDSTPEEVRRATDACLRLLAVRARSRHELLTALERKGFPEPVREAALEKVKGWGYLDDERFARERAAVLLQRGKYGPQAVRQRLQAHGLSREEAHAAVSAASESVEFDAEAAARQVLERRGLLGRTLEPKEKARAGRLLVSRGFSSDVIQRVLGDGTLEPSGLDD
- a CDS encoding N-acetylmuramoyl-L-alanine amidase family protein, with protein sequence MMLRPTALVGLLVVLCLPAPSLSAERPARIVVDPGHGGAVGGAQSPTGLLEKDVSLQVARRVRTLLEKELGAQVLMTRDEDIALPLPERVEFANEQRPDLFLSIHCNAMPTKRTRARVQGIETYFLSANASNATARAAADRENAEAPVAKGGHGDSTLAFILQDLARTEAHQDSSRLAYAIHQKLIASTGGSDRGVLQAPFYVLNGVEAPAVLIEVGYISHPEEGGRLGRADYQERLATAITEGVKGFLTEIRKRDAPKGPKVAAPATP
- the rplM gene encoding 50S ribosomal protein L13, encoding MSQRTYSAKPADIKRDWHVIDVNGKVLGRAASQIATLLKGKHKAMYTPSIDTGDHVIVINAEKVVVTGTKEQDKMYYRHPRAGFPGALKITNLAKLRQRHPEDIIINAVRRMLPRNALGRQMMTKLKVYAGDQHPHAAQKPVAREVEA